A genome region from Clostridium sp. JN-9 includes the following:
- the arsA gene encoding arsenical pump-driving ATPase — protein MFKNFNVSDLNLTKYLFFTGKGGVGKTSTACAVAVSLADAGKKVLLVSTDPASNLQDVFNTDLNNKGIPINGVPNLIVANLDPEKAAAEYRESVIGPYKGKLPESVLKNMEEQLSGSCTVEIAAFNEFSTFITDENTASKYDNIIFDTAPTGHTLRMLQLPSAWSNFINESTHGASCLGQLSGLEDKKGMYKSAVINLSDKEKTTLILVSRPEISPLKEAERASKELQDIGINNQILIINGVLQQHDDKLSDAIFHKQQAALKHIPEGIKNIETFEIPLRPYNVTGLENVRAFLKDNHVKFDEEQLNSNNMPKLKDIIEDLYKNHKKVIFTMGKGGVGKTTIAAAIALGLAKKGEKVHLTTTDPAAHLKFVLNEGHGITLSHIDEKKELEKYREEVLSKSRETMSEEDIAYVEEDLRSPCTQEIAVFRAFAEIVEKSEDQVVVIDTAPTGHTLLLLDSTQSYNKEIQRTQGDVPESARKLLPRLRDENETEVIIVTLAETTPVFEAERLQKDLDRAGIRSKWWVINSSFYAANTTNQVLHAKASSEVQWINKVKEISKGNFVVIKWMAEEIRGEKLNDLIK, from the coding sequence ATGTTTAAAAATTTCAATGTAAGTGATTTAAACTTAACAAAATACCTGTTCTTCACAGGAAAAGGCGGAGTTGGAAAGACCTCCACAGCCTGTGCAGTGGCAGTAAGTTTAGCTGATGCAGGAAAAAAGGTACTGCTTGTCAGCACAGATCCTGCTTCAAATCTTCAGGATGTTTTTAATACTGACTTAAACAATAAGGGAATTCCTATAAATGGAGTGCCTAATTTAATAGTTGCAAATCTTGACCCTGAAAAAGCAGCTGCAGAATACAGGGAAAGTGTTATAGGACCATATAAGGGCAAGCTGCCTGAATCCGTTTTAAAAAATATGGAGGAACAGCTGTCAGGCTCATGTACAGTTGAGATTGCTGCATTTAATGAATTTTCCACTTTTATTACAGATGAAAACACTGCTTCTAAATACGATAATATTATATTTGATACAGCTCCAACAGGTCATACTCTAAGGATGCTTCAGCTGCCATCAGCCTGGAGTAATTTTATAAATGAAAGCACTCATGGTGCATCCTGTTTAGGGCAGCTTTCAGGCCTGGAAGATAAAAAGGGTATGTATAAAAGTGCAGTGATTAATTTGTCTGATAAAGAAAAAACTACACTTATACTTGTATCAAGGCCTGAGATATCACCATTAAAGGAAGCTGAAAGAGCTTCAAAGGAGCTTCAGGATATAGGAATCAATAATCAGATTTTAATAATAAATGGAGTACTTCAGCAGCATGATGATAAGCTGTCTGATGCTATTTTTCATAAACAGCAGGCAGCATTAAAGCATATACCAGAAGGAATTAAAAATATTGAAACCTTTGAAATTCCACTAAGGCCTTACAATGTAACAGGATTGGAAAATGTAAGAGCATTTTTGAAGGATAATCATGTAAAGTTTGATGAGGAACAGTTAAATTCAAATAATATGCCTAAATTGAAAGATATTATAGAGGATTTATATAAAAATCATAAAAAAGTAATATTCACCATGGGCAAAGGCGGAGTTGGAAAAACAACTATTGCTGCAGCAATTGCTTTAGGGCTGGCCAAAAAAGGTGAAAAGGTTCATTTGACCACCACTGACCCTGCTGCACATTTAAAGTTTGTGCTAAATGAAGGCCATGGCATTACATTAAGTCATATAGATGAAAAGAAAGAACTTGAAAAGTACAGAGAAGAAGTATTAAGCAAATCAAGGGAAACCATGAGTGAGGAAGATATTGCATATGTGGAAGAAGACTTAAGATCCCCATGTACACAGGAAATTGCAGTGTTCAGAGCTTTTGCTGAAATAGTTGAAAAATCAGAAGATCAGGTGGTAGTCATTGACACTGCACCAACAGGACATACATTACTTCTTTTAGACTCAACTCAAAGCTATAACAAGGAAATTCAGCGTACACAGGGTGATGTGCCTGAATCCGCAAGAAAGCTTTTACCTAGGCTGAGAGATGAAAATGAAACAGAGGTTATAATTGTAACACTGGCTGAAACTACCCCTGTTTTCGAAGCTGAGAGATTACAAAAGGACCTTGACAGGGCAGGAATTCGCAGTAAATGGTGGGTAATAAATTCAAGCTTTTATGCAGCAAATACAACAAATCAGGTGCTTCATGCAAAGGCCAGCAGCGAAGTTCAGTGGATTAACAAAGTTAAAGAAATATCAAAAGGCAATTTTGTAGTTATAAAATGGATGGCAGAAGAGATTAGGGGAGAAAAGCTTAATGATTTAATAAAGTAG
- a CDS encoding class I SAM-dependent methyltransferase, whose translation MAHKFDSKNKDELDTERRRKMLSPEKTLTSLGLHEGDIMADIGCGIGYFSIPASKIVGNNGKIFALDILPEMLCQVEIKAKENNCSNIKTVLTEENDLKLEEETITYAFLSVILHETEQLDKFLENVKKIISPKGKIAIIEWKKINSKDGPPIEHRLDKLEIIKLLDILGFSDISILDISENLYGITAQKTKD comes from the coding sequence ATGGCACATAAGTTTGATTCAAAGAATAAGGATGAACTTGATACTGAAAGAAGAAGGAAGATGCTGTCACCAGAAAAAACTCTTACTAGTCTGGGGTTACATGAAGGAGATATAATGGCCGATATTGGCTGTGGAATTGGATATTTCAGCATTCCGGCATCTAAAATAGTAGGTAATAATGGTAAGATTTTTGCACTTGATATTTTGCCTGAAATGCTTTGTCAGGTTGAAATAAAAGCGAAAGAAAACAATTGTAGTAATATAAAAACTGTATTGACTGAAGAAAATGATTTGAAGTTAGAAGAAGAAACAATAACTTATGCATTCTTAAGTGTTATATTGCATGAAACTGAACAATTGGATAAATTCTTAGAAAATGTAAAAAAGATTATAAGTCCTAAAGGTAAAATTGCTATTATAGAATGGAAAAAAATTAATAGCAAGGATGGGCCTCCAATTGAACATAGGTTAGATAAATTAGAGATAATAAAATTGTTAGATATACTTGGATTTTCAGATATATCCATATTGGATATATCTGAAAATCTTTATGGGATAACGGCACAAAAGACTAAGGATTAA
- a CDS encoding metalloregulator ArsR/SmtB family transcription factor, whose translation MNSGYEENSKIIKALSDANRLKIIDILSCGEKCACEILQHFDFTQPTLSHHMKVLMDCGLVNCTKEGLWSNYSLNTTNCNKLILFLMSIVTDTDECICKDKSKCNNK comes from the coding sequence ATGAACTCAGGGTATGAAGAAAACTCTAAAATAATCAAGGCATTATCTGATGCAAACAGGTTAAAGATAATTGATATATTATCCTGTGGAGAAAAATGTGCCTGCGAAATACTTCAGCATTTTGACTTTACACAGCCTACACTCTCACATCACATGAAGGTGCTTATGGACTGCGGATTGGTTAATTGTACAAAAGAAGGATTATGGAGCAATTATTCACTTAACACTACTAACTGTAATAAATTAATATTATTTCTTATGAGTATTGTGACAGATACAGATGAATGCATCTGTAAAGATAAATCAAAATGTAATAATAAATAA
- a CDS encoding low specificity L-threonine aldolase: protein MIRFECDYAEGAHPKVLELLNKSNFEQTPGYGEDIYCEKARSIIKKLCKSDKAEVHFLVGGTQANTTVIASILRPHQGAVCAETGHINVHETGAIEATGHKVLTLPSTDGKITASQVQKLYDDHWNDASHEHMVQPGMVYISNPTENGTLYTKDELTKLSEVCHKCDLPLYLDGARMGYGLMAEGNDLTLPDIASLCDVFYIGGTKVGALFGEAVVITNTALQKDFRYFIKQHGGMMAKGRLLGIQFIALLEDNLYFEISKHADELAYKIRDAFKEKGYSLLFDSPTNQQFPIIPNAQLKVLEKKYVFSFWKQVDKDHSAVRFCTSWATKEEDVEQLLEDIRSL from the coding sequence ATGATAAGATTTGAATGTGATTATGCAGAGGGTGCTCATCCAAAGGTTTTAGAGCTTTTAAATAAAAGTAATTTTGAGCAGACCCCTGGTTACGGCGAGGACATTTATTGCGAAAAAGCACGCAGCATTATAAAAAAATTATGCAAATCAGATAAAGCAGAGGTGCACTTTCTTGTGGGAGGCACTCAGGCAAATACAACAGTAATAGCATCCATATTAAGACCACATCAGGGAGCGGTTTGTGCTGAAACAGGACATATAAATGTTCATGAAACAGGCGCCATTGAAGCTACAGGACATAAGGTACTTACATTGCCAAGTACAGATGGCAAAATTACAGCTTCTCAGGTTCAAAAGCTATATGATGATCACTGGAATGATGCTTCTCATGAGCATATGGTACAGCCTGGTATGGTTTATATTTCAAACCCTACAGAAAATGGAACACTTTATACCAAGGATGAATTGACAAAATTAAGTGAGGTATGCCATAAATGTGATCTTCCACTTTATCTTGATGGTGCAAGAATGGGTTATGGCTTAATGGCTGAGGGCAATGATTTAACTCTGCCTGACATAGCAAGCCTTTGTGATGTGTTCTACATAGGAGGCACAAAGGTTGGTGCATTGTTTGGAGAAGCTGTTGTTATTACAAACACAGCACTTCAAAAGGATTTCAGATATTTTATAAAACAGCATGGAGGAATGATGGCAAAGGGACGCCTTCTAGGAATTCAGTTCATTGCTCTTTTGGAGGATAACTTATATTTTGAAATTTCAAAACATGCAGATGAGCTGGCATATAAAATAAGGGATGCATTTAAGGAGAAGGGATATTCGTTACTTTTTGATTCTCCAACCAATCAGCAGTTCCCTATTATACCTAATGCTCAGCTTAAAGTATTGGAAAAGAAATATGTATTTTCATTTTGGAAGCAGGTGGATAAGGATCATAGTGCTGTTCGCTTCTGCACCAGCTGGGCAACAAAGGAAGAAGATGTGGAGCAGCTGCTTGAGGATATACGTTCATTATAA
- a CDS encoding transposase: MNKSYLKQMLTYINKVYDIGEKINTLEDKKIKSLVKISTITFVVLFGFMLQIRSFNRLEHWLKKGKFKKVLPKNTKMIHIDAVRRCLSDFDLNGLKNIHDSIIRTTIKNKIFRNGTIDGLKVVAVDGVELFESAKKFCDKCLSRKNKDGTTRHFHRSVVCTTVGSDPHVILGQEMLEPKKDSSNKDEGEITGGIRLIKKLYRKYHHFADIIVADALYCKSTWIKEVLSIGMNAVVRVKDERLLIVKDALALFKRREADKKWIVKQGSKDYTKIKAWDEDNFEISDPTIKVRFIRFIEEIHTGDKVEIKEGWIITTDKFASVETLWKIMHKRWDIENNAFHQLKTEWHLDHCFLHSPTGVETVLMFIIIAFNLMQLYFFRCIRGFRKKRMLQIDIIEDIKDERFTIDDNWNNPIFKKT, from the coding sequence ATGAATAAAAGTTATTTAAAACAAATGCTCACCTATATTAATAAAGTATACGATATAGGTGAAAAAATCAATACCTTAGAGGATAAAAAGATAAAATCTCTAGTAAAAATTTCAACAATCACCTTTGTAGTTTTGTTTGGATTTATGCTTCAAATAAGAAGTTTCAACAGGTTAGAGCATTGGCTTAAAAAAGGTAAATTTAAAAAAGTATTACCTAAAAACACTAAAATGATTCACATTGATGCCGTTAGGCGCTGCTTAAGTGATTTTGATTTGAATGGTTTGAAAAATATTCATGATAGTATAATTAGAACTACGATAAAAAATAAGATATTTAGAAATGGTACCATAGATGGCTTAAAGGTAGTTGCTGTAGATGGTGTAGAATTATTTGAAAGTGCTAAAAAATTTTGTGACAAATGTCTTTCACGAAAGAATAAGGATGGCACTACTCGTCATTTCCACAGATCTGTAGTTTGTACTACCGTAGGTTCGGATCCCCATGTTATTTTAGGACAAGAAATGCTTGAACCTAAGAAAGATAGTTCGAATAAAGATGAAGGTGAAATCACCGGAGGTATAAGATTAATAAAAAAATTATATCGTAAATATCACCATTTTGCCGATATTATAGTAGCTGATGCTTTATATTGTAAATCTACTTGGATAAAAGAAGTCCTTTCAATAGGAATGAATGCAGTAGTAAGAGTTAAAGATGAGCGTCTTCTCATTGTAAAGGATGCATTAGCTCTATTTAAGCGCCGTGAGGCTGATAAGAAATGGATTGTAAAGCAGGGAAGTAAAGACTATACCAAAATTAAAGCTTGGGATGAAGATAATTTTGAAATATCAGATCCGACTATCAAAGTTAGATTTATAAGGTTTATAGAAGAAATTCATACTGGAGATAAGGTAGAAATTAAAGAAGGCTGGATTATAACAACAGACAAATTTGCCTCAGTAGAAACCTTGTGGAAGATAATGCACAAGAGGTGGGATATAGAAAATAATGCCTTTCATCAGCTTAAAACAGAATGGCATTTAGATCATTGCTTTCTTCATAGCCCTACGGGCGTAGAGACAGTACTGATGTTTATAATTATAGCGTTTAATCTGATGCAGTTATATTTTTTTAGATGTATCAGAGGTTTTAGAAAGAAACGGATGCTTCAAATAGATATTATTGAAGATATAAAAGATGAAAGATTTACTATAGATGACAACTGGAATAATCCAATATTTAAAAAGACTTAA
- a CDS encoding MFS transporter, protein MNFYILKKKNFSLLMTGKLLSLVGTEMQSFALSLYVLKITGSATKFASVLAVTIIPQIVLGPFAGVLVDWFNRKKMIIYLDLLNGLILLPYVYIYYAYSSISLTSIYILVIMLAIISVFYNPALNTIIPTIIEKDYLVDANGINSLIMNIGNIIAPLIAGVLFGFYGLSIILIINAFSFIMSAVCEMFLNIPTANQKPESISLKVFFNDFLEGLKFIKNKDILLVIIILGALVNFAYSPIFSVGITYISKQILKVTDYQYGILQSFFIISMVFAPFLCSSVSKKLTLGKILFFDIFINSILIAIMALFVDLRLIWGNFSSFISLLIIGFMIQLITGIGNIALSTMIQKEIPLNLLGRINSAISMGLMIAVPLGQIVFGVLFDKLPADICLIISAFILFISILLLRKKLTSY, encoded by the coding sequence ATGAATTTTTATATTTTAAAAAAGAAAAATTTCTCATTATTAATGACAGGAAAATTATTATCTCTTGTAGGAACTGAAATGCAAAGCTTTGCACTATCTTTGTATGTATTGAAGATTACAGGATCTGCTACTAAATTTGCATCTGTATTGGCAGTTACAATAATCCCGCAAATTGTTCTAGGCCCTTTTGCTGGAGTTTTAGTAGACTGGTTTAATCGTAAAAAAATGATTATTTATTTAGATTTACTTAATGGACTTATTTTGCTGCCTTATGTATATATATATTATGCTTATAGCAGCATATCATTAACCTCTATATATATCCTTGTAATAATGCTTGCCATAATATCAGTATTTTATAATCCAGCCCTGAACACAATAATACCAACCATTATAGAAAAGGATTATTTAGTAGATGCAAATGGCATAAATTCTTTAATAATGAATATAGGTAATATAATTGCTCCTCTTATTGCTGGGGTTCTATTTGGATTTTATGGATTATCCATAATACTAATTATAAATGCCTTTAGTTTTATAATGTCAGCAGTGTGCGAAATGTTTTTAAACATACCAACTGCTAATCAAAAGCCTGAAAGCATCAGCCTAAAAGTATTTTTTAATGACTTCTTGGAAGGACTGAAATTCATAAAAAATAAAGATATATTACTTGTAATCATTATATTAGGAGCCCTTGTTAACTTCGCTTATAGTCCCATATTTTCTGTTGGAATAACTTATATTTCAAAACAAATATTAAAAGTGACAGATTACCAATATGGTATTCTACAATCATTTTTTATAATTTCTATGGTGTTTGCACCATTTCTTTGCAGCTCAGTATCAAAAAAGTTAACACTTGGTAAAATCCTATTCTTTGACATTTTTATAAATTCTATATTAATAGCTATTATGGCCTTATTTGTTGACTTAAGATTAATTTGGGGAAATTTTTCTTCATTTATTAGTTTACTGATTATAGGGTTTATGATTCAACTAATAACTGGAATTGGAAACATTGCTTTAAGTACAATGATTCAAAAAGAAATACCTTTAAATTTATTAGGAAGGATTAATTCAGCAATAAGCATGGGACTTATGATTGCAGTACCTTTAGGTCAAATAGTGTTCGGTGTATTGTTTGATAAATTACCAGCTGATATATGTCTGATAATATCTGCTTTCATATTATTCATAAGTATATTATTATTAAGGAAAAAACTTACTTCTTATTAA
- a CDS encoding aspartyl-phosphate phosphatase Spo0E family protein: protein MKEEIEMLRKELNMLTEEAECLHSDKVVELSQRLDKLIYSYYKSTISI from the coding sequence ATGAAAGAGGAAATTGAGATGCTAAGGAAGGAACTAAATATGTTAACGGAAGAGGCTGAGTGTTTACATTCTGACAAGGTAGTGGAACTAAGTCAAAGATTGGACAAGCTTATATATTCATACTACAAAAGCACAATAAGCATATAA
- a CDS encoding Nramp family divalent metal transporter, with amino-acid sequence MVGKLKNLSAFLGPAFVVSVAYIDPGNFATNISGGSKFNYDLVWVILWSNLMAIFLQIMSAKLGIATDKNLTQMCREVFSKGANWFFYIVATLAAMATTMAEFLGGVLGFYLLLGIPLLYSAVLTAIVTFFITYLQKYGQRIVEIVITLLIAVICVAYTIELIFAKPDWQQVAVHTLIPSLPNGEAVLIAVGMLGATVMPHVIYLHSQLVQSRNIGLSLEEKKKYLHMEKIDVFVAMNIAFIVNAAMVVVSASVFYSRGMAVDSIEQAHRSLEPLLGSLSSGAFGAALLASGFSSSTVGAMAGETIMDGFVDIKIPLNMRRIITMLPGVIVIAAGVNPMKALLISQVCLSFVLPVAIISMLKITCRKDLMGDFVNKPFVKFLGWLIAVVIIGMNAVLLYLTFKGNI; translated from the coding sequence ATAGTTGGTAAATTGAAAAATTTATCAGCATTTCTGGGGCCTGCATTTGTGGTAAGTGTTGCATATATTGATCCAGGTAACTTTGCTACTAATATCAGCGGCGGGTCAAAATTTAATTATGATCTTGTTTGGGTTATTTTGTGGAGTAACCTAATGGCTATATTTCTTCAGATAATGTCAGCAAAACTTGGAATTGCCACGGATAAAAACTTAACTCAAATGTGCAGAGAAGTATTTTCAAAGGGAGCCAACTGGTTCTTTTATATAGTGGCAACACTTGCGGCAATGGCTACTACAATGGCTGAATTCCTAGGAGGCGTGTTGGGCTTTTATCTGCTGCTTGGTATACCTTTACTGTATTCAGCAGTACTGACAGCAATAGTAACTTTTTTTATAACCTATCTCCAGAAATATGGGCAGAGAATTGTTGAGATTGTCATTACTTTACTTATTGCAGTGATTTGCGTAGCCTATACAATAGAGCTTATTTTTGCAAAACCTGACTGGCAGCAGGTTGCTGTTCATACGCTTATACCATCACTTCCAAATGGTGAGGCTGTGCTCATAGCTGTTGGTATGTTAGGGGCTACTGTAATGCCTCATGTTATATACCTCCATTCACAATTGGTGCAGTCCCGTAATATAGGACTTTCACTGGAGGAAAAGAAAAAGTATCTGCATATGGAAAAAATAGACGTGTTTGTTGCCATGAACATTGCTTTCATAGTGAATGCAGCTATGGTTGTAGTGTCAGCTTCTGTATTTTACAGCAGAGGTATGGCTGTGGATTCCATTGAGCAGGCACACAGGTCATTGGAGCCTCTTTTGGGTTCTCTTTCAAGCGGGGCTTTCGGGGCAGCACTTTTGGCATCAGGGTTTTCCTCATCTACAGTAGGTGCAATGGCAGGAGAGACAATTATGGATGGATTTGTGGATATTAAAATTCCTTTAAATATGAGAAGAATAATAACAATGCTGCCAGGAGTAATTGTTATTGCGGCAGGTGTAAACCCAATGAAGGCATTATTGATAAGTCAGGTATGTTTAAGTTTTGTGCTTCCTGTTGCAATAATCTCAATGCTGAAAATCACCTGCAGAAAAGACTTAATGGGGGATTTTGTTAACAAGCCCTTTGTTAAGTTTTTGGGATGGCTCATTGCAGTTGTGATTATAGGTATGAATGCAGTTTTGCTGTATTTGACATTTAAAGGTAATATATAA
- a CDS encoding C39 family peptidase — translation MKRIKSLVLSVLASSILLTVTNSTAFAEQIILNPDGSKPCIVYPLDPTSKLIADQKQNLAKMHMDAKLGKISGSYVNSSEKNFQDKYGSKKRALTLNSSKPNTQLMSLSVQATSSYSWNSISSLLQQSQINSYYCGPATAVEILGSKGVYISQNTAASSLGTTTNGTDWYNGSIYPMQATLNSYENGYWYITYGTNIDASTFQNDVVYDIDNGYGVAGDAWEVPGGPHLVGHPTNRTIFHWFAIDGYSNYGSTTHYADSVYGASSISWSGNVPQYSNLASTTIAQIVNGRGIIW, via the coding sequence ATGAAAAGGATTAAATCTTTAGTATTATCAGTTTTGGCTTCTAGTATTTTACTAACAGTAACAAATTCAACTGCTTTTGCTGAACAGATAATATTAAATCCTGATGGGTCAAAGCCATGTATTGTTTACCCGTTAGATCCGACATCTAAATTGATAGCTGACCAAAAACAAAACTTAGCTAAGATGCATATGGATGCTAAGCTTGGGAAAATTTCAGGATCATATGTTAACTCATCAGAAAAGAATTTTCAAGACAAATATGGCAGTAAAAAAAGAGCATTAACCTTAAATTCAAGCAAACCTAATACTCAATTGATGTCTTTAAGTGTACAAGCAACGAGTTCATATTCTTGGAATAGTATAAGTTCATTATTACAACAGTCACAAATAAATTCTTACTACTGCGGCCCTGCAACCGCTGTAGAAATTTTAGGTTCTAAGGGTGTCTATATAAGTCAAAATACAGCAGCTAGTAGTCTTGGCACTACTACAAACGGTACTGATTGGTATAATGGCTCTATATATCCCATGCAAGCAACTTTAAATTCATATGAAAATGGTTATTGGTATATTACTTATGGAACAAATATTGATGCTTCTACATTTCAAAATGATGTTGTATATGATATTGATAATGGTTATGGTGTTGCTGGAGATGCTTGGGAAGTTCCCGGAGGACCACATTTAGTTGGACATCCTACTAATAGGACAATATTTCATTGGTTTGCAATAGATGGTTATTCTAACTATGGTAGTACAACCCATTATGCAGATTCTGTTTATGGAGCTAGTTCTATATCATGGTCGGGTAATGTTCCACAATATTCAAATTTAGCTTCTACTACAATTGCTCAAATTGTTAACGGAAGAGGAATAATATGGTAA
- the arsD gene encoding arsenite efflux transporter metallochaperone ArsD, with protein sequence MKKMVIFDPAMCCSTGVCGPSVDKNLIRVSTLINNLKNKGIIIERHNLATSPQVYLDNKIVNEMLNKYGADILPITMVDGEVVKTKTYPTNEEFSRFLGIPEDYTKVTIKKPSKGCCGDGCC encoded by the coding sequence ATGAAGAAAATGGTTATTTTTGATCCAGCTATGTGCTGCTCAACAGGAGTATGCGGACCATCAGTAGATAAAAACCTGATAAGGGTTTCAACCTTAATAAACAATCTTAAAAATAAAGGAATAATAATTGAAAGGCATAATCTTGCCACAAGTCCACAGGTGTATTTGGATAATAAAATAGTCAATGAGATGTTAAATAAATATGGAGCGGATATACTTCCTATTACTATGGTGGATGGTGAAGTGGTTAAAACAAAAACTTATCCCACTAATGAAGAGTTTAGTAGATTCCTTGGAATACCTGAGGATTATACAAAAGTTACTATAAAAAAGCCTTCTAAGGGCTGCTGTGGGGATGGCTGCTGTTAA
- a CDS encoding matrixin family metalloprotease: MKKLKKSRIVILSIFFTFMFSMTIYAADYHTWYDRTLNGGVGNYGYNNRYYFIDSSAINAGNETLTVNAMNSWIYTSNIVTTPISFQRTTTKSESIMDIYNGSYYPAEEYIYGETLFWLSGTRIYPYNPDGSNWAWTQIHLNTVSFNTLSQQRKQGVIAHEMGHVMGLAHNQDWGPIVLMYPYGDELTVSSPTSHDLFGINHLY; the protein is encoded by the coding sequence ATGAAAAAATTAAAAAAATCACGAATAGTCATTCTAAGTATCTTTTTTACTTTCATGTTTTCCATGACAATTTATGCAGCAGATTATCATACTTGGTATGATAGAACATTAAATGGGGGCGTGGGTAATTACGGATATAATAACAGATACTACTTTATAGACAGCTCTGCAATTAACGCTGGGAATGAAACATTAACAGTAAATGCTATGAACAGTTGGATTTATACAAGTAATATAGTTACTACGCCAATATCTTTCCAAAGAACAACTACTAAATCAGAAAGCATTATGGATATATACAATGGAAGCTATTATCCTGCCGAAGAATATATTTATGGAGAGACTCTTTTTTGGTTATCTGGTACTAGGATTTACCCATATAATCCTGATGGTAGTAATTGGGCATGGACACAAATCCACCTCAATACAGTATCATTTAATACTTTATCCCAACAGAGGAAGCAAGGTGTTATAGCCCATGAAATGGGTCATGTTATGGGATTGGCTCATAACCAAGACTGGGGACCAATCGTTTTAATGTACCCATATGGAGATGAATTAACTGTTTCAAGCCCTACATCTCATGACTTATTCGGAATTAATCATTTATATTAA
- a CDS encoding undecaprenyl-diphosphatase, with protein MNMEFFRLINNLANKNAALDSIMIFFSKYVPYIFMAVTALIFILGVIKNNEEYRKASVNTFVLTVINLFIAFIAGSIYYVDRPFVHNKVNLLMPHSKDASFPSDHATGTMSIALGLGKYNKMLGILMAILSIIVGFSRVYVGHHYPSDVIGAYIIVFITSYLYNLILKDKVEILYLKIEKLLIGKLNFMKESLYSK; from the coding sequence ATGAACATGGAGTTTTTTAGATTAATAAATAATTTAGCAAATAAAAATGCAGCCTTAGACAGCATAATGATTTTCTTTTCAAAATATGTGCCATATATATTTATGGCAGTTACAGCTTTAATTTTTATTTTAGGTGTAATTAAGAATAATGAAGAATACAGAAAAGCCTCTGTAAATACTTTTGTGCTTACGGTAATTAATTTATTTATAGCCTTCATTGCAGGAAGCATATATTATGTAGATAGACCTTTTGTTCATAATAAGGTAAATTTGCTTATGCCTCATTCAAAAGACGCATCATTTCCAAGTGATCATGCCACAGGAACTATGAGTATTGCCTTAGGCCTTGGAAAATACAATAAAATGCTTGGAATACTAATGGCAATACTTTCAATAATTGTAGGCTTTTCAAGGGTATATGTTGGACATCATTATCCTTCAGATGTAATTGGTGCATATATTATAGTGTTTATCACAAGCTATTTATATAATCTGATATTGAAAGATAAAGTAGAAATTCTTTACTTAAAAATAGAAAAGTTATTAATTGGTAAATTAAATTTTATGAAAGAAAGTCTATATAGTAAATAA